Part of the Sodalinema gerasimenkoae IPPAS B-353 genome is shown below.
ATCGCCGCTGCCCCGTTATAGCCAATGACCCGAGGCGTCTCATCTCCCGTAGGAATGGCCCGCGCGAAGGAGCGAATCACCGATTTTTCCAACAGCGGCCAAAGTTTTAGTAGGGCAAAAGACCCATACAAACGGACATCCAAACTTTCATACCAGCGATAATCAAAACTCTCTAAAACCCCAAAATGACCTTTTGGTTCCTCCTGATTTGCTGTCGTCCATAAACTGCCCCCACTACTGAGGTCATACAGTTCATTAAACAAGGCCATTTTGAACCAACCCGGCAGCGACTCATCCTCTAAAATCGGCGTTTGCCAATCCACGATCGCCTCCTTCCACATATCCGAATGCTTCAGGGCCGTGCGAATCATCGACCAACTATTTTGCCCATTGCGACCAAAAAAGTCCGTATAGCGGCGATAGGCCGTAATTCCGGCAGCAAACTCCGTAATCGGGAAATCCCAGGCCAAAATAAAGGGAATCTTGCGAGTTTTGCCTGGACGCACCGTAAAGCGGACGGCGATCGCCGCCCCAATCCGTTCCCCCGCCACCGCCGGGGTTTCATCCTCCCAATTCTCCAAACTTCCATCTTCGGCAAAGGAGCGCCAAATTTCCGAGCCATCCCCCACCGGATTCCAGCGAGAATGATAAAACACCTTCACCGCCGGATTCGTCACCGTTGCCAGGGCAAATTGCCCCTCTCCCTCGGCGATCGCCTCATGCCCCATGGCCCCAGAATTGAGCAAACAGCCCAGACGGGAAAAATCCTCTAACCAACGGTTTACATTCCCCTGAGAGTTGCCCCAGCGAGACTCGTAATCATAAACTGGACTGCCATCATCCCGTACCCGCACCTCCGGGGATTTCAGCGTATTCGTAAACCAACCGGCGATATTTTCCCAGGTTAATAAAACACTTAACGTAATCGGTTCATCGGTGGGATTATGAGCCGTCCATTCAAAAATTGCCAGGGGATAACTGGTTTCTTGATAATTATCAGGAATAATCGGCGAGAACTGCTCACAGGTGAGATAACAGTTAAACAGCTTTTCATACACCGACCAACTGCGGGGATAGAGCGCGTGATAGGTTCCCGTGGACTCTCCCGCCGCAGTTTCAGCCGGATACCAATTCCAACTGCTTAAGGTTCCATCCTCCGGGGGAACCGTCGAGAGAGCATAAGCCTGCCGTTGTCCCGAGTCCGTTTCCTCATACACCGAGAACTGACAGCCTGGGAGGGGTTTAAAAATATGTTCCCCCCCATCAAGATGCCAAAGATTAAACGTTCCCTGGGGCGATCGCCCAATCGCACCCGCCCCAAACCCTCCCAGGGGCATTCCATGATCCGGGCCATCATCGAGATTACTGGCATAACGGACGCGATAGGGATTATCCCAGCCCTTTCCCAGAGGGCGTTGCCAGGTATGGGGAGGAATCGGGGGATGAGTTGGATAGTGAATTGGCATACCGTCAGTTCAGGAAAACGAAAACAGGACTTAAGGACGTCGGGTGGTTCGCGGTTGTCCGATGGTGGTGATGTATAGCACCGCCTCATCGGGGGGAATCCCCAGCACATCATTGACATGATCATCAAAAAAGCCAGCAATGCCACTGACGCCCAAGCGCAGATACGTCGCCGCTAAATTCAGACGTTGCCCAAGATGACCCGCATCCAAATGTAAATAACGATAGGCGCGATCGCCCCAGCGAGCAATAGCCCCCTGCAAATCTGCCGTATGAAACAACACCATCGCCGCATCTCGCCCTAAATCTTGGCCCAAACAGAGAAAATGCAGTTCACGGCGGAAGTTTTTAAAGCGAATTTGCCGCAATTCCTGGGCCTGAGGCGCATAGTAATAACAGCCATCATCCAATCCCGCCACCGCTGT
Proteins encoded:
- a CDS encoding GH116 family glycosyl hydrolase produces the protein MPIHYPTHPPIPPHTWQRPLGKGWDNPYRVRYASNLDDGPDHGMPLGGFGAGAIGRSPQGTFNLWHLDGGEHIFKPLPGCQFSVYEETDSGQRQAYALSTVPPEDGTLSSWNWYPAETAAGESTGTYHALYPRSWSVYEKLFNCYLTCEQFSPIIPDNYQETSYPLAIFEWTAHNPTDEPITLSVLLTWENIAGWFTNTLKSPEVRVRDDGSPVYDYESRWGNSQGNVNRWLEDFSRLGCLLNSGAMGHEAIAEGEGQFALATVTNPAVKVFYHSRWNPVGDGSEIWRSFAEDGSLENWEDETPAVAGERIGAAIAVRFTVRPGKTRKIPFILAWDFPITEFAAGITAYRRYTDFFGRNGQNSWSMIRTALKHSDMWKEAIVDWQTPILEDESLPGWFKMALFNELYDLSSGGSLWTTANQEEPKGHFGVLESFDYRWYESLDVRLYGSFALLKLWPLLEKSVIRSFARAIPTGDETPRVIGYNGAAAIRKAVGATPHDLGAANEHPWVQTNYTSYQDCNLWKDLPCDFVLQVYRDFLFTGAKDIEFLQDCWQGVVQAIAYLKTFDTDGDSIPENGGAPDQTFDDWRLQGISAYCGGLWLAALEAAIAIGEQLETSVQPWNTGNSHQNIPEPAQVLPEYRVWLQEAKPRYHNTLWNGRYYRLDSESGSEVVMADQLCGQFYAQLLGLEDVVPRNCADLALKTVYESCFVQFNQGLETPIGAANGVMLDGSPEDPQATHPLEVWTGINFGIGAFLILMGLKTEALMMTEAVVRQIYEGGLQFRTPEAITAARTFRAGHYLRPMAIWAMYEVWCGDDSLRGR